In Treponema vincentii, a single window of DNA contains:
- a CDS encoding BrnA antitoxin family protein, giving the protein MIDFLPSPAELVKKSTKGKITLSIDSDCINFFKTEAKKNHTKYQTMMNEVLSQYAKHYAVN; this is encoded by the coding sequence GTGATAGATTTTCTTCCTTCACCGGCAGAGCTTGTAAAAAAATCAACAAAAGGAAAAATAACACTCTCAATTGATTCTGATTGTATTAATTTTTTCAAAACAGAAGCAAAGAAAAATCATACAAAATATCAGACTATGATGAATGAAGTACTTTCTCAATATGCAAAGCATTATGCTGTAAATTGA